A genomic window from Triticum urartu cultivar G1812 chromosome 7, Tu2.1, whole genome shotgun sequence includes:
- the LOC125523282 gene encoding uncharacterized protein LOC125523282, which produces MATEQPSEKKKPPPEKKAPLPKVVTLNKALKLAQTWVDGMSALEPEELNDKDFEGRPSGLGLGARVAPNAKRAAPTDPVERRLLGKVNAQKRKSAEEDKINTQGVGASDDDSGEPQGRTSACSKKRELPSVTSMPLGKKAK; this is translated from the exons ATGGCGACCGAGCAGCCGTCGGAGAAGAAGAAGCCgccgccggagaagaaggccccGCTCCCCAAGGTGGTCACGCTCAACAAGGCGCTCAAGCTG GCCCAGACATGGGTGGACGGAATGAGTGCGCTGGAGCCGGAGGAACTGAACGATAAAGATTTCGAGGGTCGGCCGTCAGG GCTTGGTCTTGGTGCGAGAGTGGCGCCAAATGCGAAGCGGGCAGCTCCCACTGATCCAGTGGAGAGGAGGTTGCTCGGAAAGGTGAATGCGCAGAAGAGGAAGTCTGCGGAGGAGGATAAAATAAATACCCAGGGGGTGGGGGCGAGCGACGATGATAGCGGTGAGCCTCAAGGTAGAACCAGTGCTTGTAGCAAGAAGAGGGAATTGCCTTCTGTTACATCAATGCCGCTAGGGAAGAAGGCCAAGTGA
- the LOC125523279 gene encoding probable glucuronosyltransferase Os03g0107900: MRGPHSRPQCTPAHQAGALLLVAVTSLLTRLLSAPAPPPPFPTPGPRLPAAADHLRVYVYAEDEVDGLRVLLRGRDGSVSAATCLKGQWGTQVKIHQLLLRSRYRTLDKDEAHLFFVPSYVKCVRMTGGLTDKEINQTYVKVLGQMPYFRRSGGRDHIFVFPSGAGAHLFRSWATFLNRSIILTPEGDRTDKRGISAFNTWKDIIIPGNVDDSMVKPDARAVQPIPLMKRKYLANFLGRAQGKVGRLKLVELAKQYPDKLESPELKLSGPDKLGRVDYFKHLRNAKFCLAPRGESSWTLRFYESFFVECVPVLLSDEVELPFQNVIDYTEISIKWPSSKIGPELFQYLESIPEERIEEMLARGREVRCMWVYAQDTEPCSAMTAIMWELQRKVRRFHQSAETFWLHNRSIVNRDLVEFQQWGTPVPLP, translated from the exons ATGCGGGGCCCGCACAGCCGCCCCCAGTGCACGCCGGCCCACCAGGCGGGCGCcctcctcctggtcgccgtcaCCTCCCTCCTCACCCGCCTCCTCTCGGCCCCTGCCCCTCCCCCGCCCTTCCCCACCCCCGGCCCGCGGCTCCCCGCCGCGGCCGACCACCTCCGCGTCTACGTCTACGCCGAGGACGAGGTCGACGGCCTGCGCGTGCTGCTCCGCGGCCGCGACGGCAGCGTCTCCGCCGCCAcctgcctcaagggccagtgggGGACGCAG GTGAAGATCCACCAGCTTCTCCTGAGGTCAAGGTACAGGACACTGGACAAGGACGAAGCGCATCTCTTCTTTGTTCCCAGCTATGTCAAATGTGTTCGCATGACGGGGGGTCTCACCGACAAGGAAATCAATCAGACATATGTCAAG GTTCTGGGTCAGATGCCATATTTCCGCAGATCGGGTGGGCGTGACCACATTTTTGTCTTCCCAAG TGGCGCTGGAGCTCATCTGTTTCGCTCGTGGGCAACTTTTCTTAATCGATCCATCATCCTCACTCCGGAG GGTGACCGTACTGACAAGCGAGGTATAAGCGCATTTAATACATGGAAAGACATTATTATTCCGGGGAATGTGGATGATTCTATGGTGAAACCTGATGCTCGTGCTGTCCAACCAATTCCGTTGATGAAAAGGAAGTATTTAGCAAACTTTCTTGGTCGTGCCCAGGGAAAAGTAGGCCGTCTTAAATTGGTGGAGCTGGCAAAGCAGTATCCTGACAAG CTGGAGTCTCCAGAACTGAAGTTGTCTGGGCCTGACAAATTGGGTAGGGTTGATTACTTCAAACACCTGAGGAATGCAAAGTTTTGCCTAGCTCCTCGTGGGGAGTCTTCGTGGACGCTTCGCTTTTATGAATCTTTCTTTGTG GAATGTGTGCCAGTTCTTTTATCAGATGAGGTTGAGCTCCCTTTCCAGAATGTGATTGACTACACCGAGATATCGATAAAATGGCCATCGTCCAAGATCGGTCCTGAACTTTTCCAGTACCTTGAGTCGATACCAG AGGAAAGGATCGAGGAGATGCTTGCCCGTGGACGCGAGGTGAGATGCATGTGGGTGTATGCCCAGGACACTGAGCCCTGCTCCGCGATGACTGCCATCATGTGGGAGCTGCAGAGGAAGGTGAGGCGGTTCCACCAGTCTGCAGAAACCTTCTGGCTTCACAACAGGTCGATCGTGAACAGAGATTTAGTGGAGTTCCAGCAGTGGGGAACACCTGTTCCATTACCATGA
- the LOC125523281 gene encoding nucleophosmin, with translation MARGSAALVVVAVALAAVLLLLVAPAAEAAGQKKPATAARREDVPYIRCQVCERIAREISAQVAAKQQALPSSKKVPEIEIIDIAENVCNLKKQEADWMLRIDIVEKGDKLELVDQDEEGHCNSECKTIERACQEVMGYADTDVAEFVYTNKPSVDQLIKFVCKDITKACAADPPPVPKDRVPGEPFAAKPSKDAEMEKIMRSMEGMPGAPNMKMYSRDDLMKNNFGVEGDEDDEDDDEDEDSLPKNLGNILKNKGPQKKDLKQQVVKQIKDTGKKLKGHVSKVSKAVKNWWKGKKKPAKSSKSEL, from the exons ATGGCGAGAGGAAGCGCTGCCCTGGTGGTGGTCGCCGTGGCCCTGGCGGCCGTGCTCCTCCTGCTGGTGGCGcccgcggcggaggcggcggggcagaagaagccggcgacggcggcgaggcgggaGGACGTGCCGTACATCCGGTGCCAGGTCTGCGAGCGGATCGCGCGGGAGATCTCCGCGCAGGTCGCCGCCAAGCAGCAAGCCCTTCCGTCCTCCAAGAAG GTGCCGGAGATCGAGATCATCGACATCGCGGAGAATGTGTGCAACCTGAAGAAGCAGGAGGCGGACTGGATGCTCCGGATCGACATCGTCGAGAAGGGCGATAAGCTCGAG CTTGTGGACCAAGATGAGGAAGGGCACTGTAACTCGGAATGCAAGACCATTGAGCGTGCATGCCAGGAG GTGATGGGTTATGCTGATACCGATGTTGCTGAGTTTGTCTACACAAATAAGCCTTCAGTTGATCAGCTGATAAAGTTTGTCTGCAAAGATATTACCAAAGCATGTGCTGCAGATCCACCACCAGTTCCAAAA GACCGGGTCCCTGGAGAACCCTTTGCAGcaaagccctcaaaggatgcTGAGATGGAGAAGATAATGAGATCAATGGAG GGCATGCCAGGAGCCCCAAACATGAAGATGTACTCCAGAGACGATCTGATGAAGAACAACTTTGGCGTTGAAGGTGatgaggatgatgaagatgacgatgAAGACGAGGATAGCTTACCCAAGAACTTG GGAAACATTCTGAAAAACAAGGGTCCGCAAAAGAAAGACCTGAAGCAACAGGTGGTGAAACAGATCAAGGATACCGGCAAGAAACTGAAAGGGCATGTGAGCAAGGTGTCCAAGGCGGTGAAGAATTGgtggaaggggaagaagaagccTGCAAAGTCCAGCAAAAGCGAGCTATGA